The Eriocheir sinensis breed Jianghai 21 chromosome 13, ASM2467909v1, whole genome shotgun sequence region AGAGAGGGACCGGTGCCTGCAGTGTTCGCCTGTACATCGAAGCAGCTCCGCGTCCCTCATTATCATAACACAACGAACACTGCCACCAATTTCCTGTTACACAACTCGAGTGACTACGCAAACGGCTACACGAGGAAACAGACATGACATGGAACTAGTAAATCAATAAGTTGGCCGTGCTATTACTCATCACGCGGAAAGCATCAGCGATAACATTTCTTGTATAGAGGGGCTATAAAACCACTTCAACGGGAACACTTCATCCTAAACCTAAATCGAGAAGCTGAAGATATTCTCATCCCGCCGAAGGTCACGTCCCAGCTGCGGAGGCGAAGGGCTTGGCGAGGCACACTTGGCGGCGTCCCTGGGTAGGCTGGCTTCCGGCGCAATTAGTGTTGTTTGGTCTACGCCACGACGGGGTGGACTGGCTGGCGGAGAACAGGCTTTAGGGCAGACTCCAAGACATGGCCGCttagagggtggaggggaggcgaAGCCATCAGTGAATATTTAGCATTATATTCCCACATATTGCATAGTTTGTGATAGTGTTCTCGAGTGTGTTGAATGTATTGATAAAAACgctgctttgagagagagagagagagagagagagagagagagagagagagagagagagagagagagagagagagagagagagagagagagagagagagagagagagagagagagagagcacactatAATCAAAATGAGCCTATATCTAACACTCATATAATCAAAGTGCCTATCCATATATATTTGATGAGAGCTAACAATACTGAGGAGAAACATTGGTTTACACAGGGCCTGAAGAGGAGGGTGCTGACGGCCGCCTGGACAGCACCCACACGAGTCCCGCCACACCCACGGACAGCACCAGCACCGTagtcagcagcagcaccaccggCCAGCGCAGCCCTGGACCAATCGTTGACATCTTAGCCAAATCATCCACTGGATGAGTCGGGGTGGGCTCGAAGTTTGCGGCGCGATTCTCCAGGAGCAGCCTCTCCACCATCACCCACACAACCACGCAGAGCGCCGCCACCATCCCGGTCACCACCACGGGCAGGATGACTACTCTGCATGgtaatttccttattttcttggaGGTTTTCGAGCACAGGGGGGGAGAAATATATTCTGGTGTTCCTTCACTCATCTCCCCAGCTCTACTGGTGTCCGTCAGGCTGGGAGTAAGGGCCTTGTCTgatcacccctccctctcctcccacggCGGGCGGGCGTTGGCTGCCTCTCAGAGATTCGCTCAAAACAGGCTCGAACGTTAATGGTTTCGAATCCAACTAGGCCACAAGATTATTGTTATCTACAGGCGTGATAAGTGAACAGGACTGAATGTGTGCACTATTCCACTGCAGGATAGTAGTAACAAGtgtcccgacacacacacacacacacacacacacacacacacacacacacacaaagcttcgTAGTCCAATGGTAAGCACACttgcctcacaaccgagaggtcctGGATTCGGTTCCCGGGCGGAATGGAGATGAATGGGCACTCTCCTAGAATTCATAACTCTGTTAAGCCAGTGAATAGGCACTCGGTGTCAGTCGAGGATTGAGTCCTTCCTCCCGGGTGTAGGGTGTGGTGTAATGTTCCAGCCTTGCGCAGAGATATCACCAGAGCTCCAAGATCGTTCAGGGAGGGTACTGTCTGGCGATCGAGAGTCTAGCGCGTTATCAGACCATAGCGAATCACACACCACGGAAGTGGTGTAGTGGATAATCCTGCATTCTTGCAGACTGAGGTTCGTGCCTTGCTAGGTCAGAAAGTTGTTTTTTCGCTGACAAGAAAGGATACTGATTCCCTTTGAGCAAGGAGGAATGGGGATGAGGTCCCAGCTTTGCTTTGGTTGTATGAGCTCCAAAGCACTTTCCGGTGGTTAAAGGATGGATGATAGTACAACCATGGGggtaggatgggaggagaggccgAGGAGCGGAAAAATTGAGGTCATTATGGTCGGCCGGCGGCCATGCTGGGACTGGCAGAAAGCAGTTGACAGCCGCCGCTCCCTTGCCCAGCCCTGATCTGACCTTACACTAGACTTGACCCAACCCTGGCtgctctcttcattctttcattaattCTGCATACAATGAGTTAGCAGGATGGACGTGTCAATGTGTGTGAAGGAAAAACTTGAAGAAAGATGCCTGTCAGTTGTTCTGCTTATGGTGGCACAGCAAGACTTTTTTTGAGAAGGTAACGCATATGGGAGGATACAATAATACTTATAATTGCATAGTTAGACAACTTTCTGCTGTCTATTAGAAGTTACTGGTACATAATGATATGCTAGATATTGCGAGTGGTAACCGCCTCCCCCAGAAATCTGTATCAATACTAACTGTAGGACCCAGCCAGTAAGGATGCAGTGTCTCAGCATTCTGTaaacattataaacacttctctaGTGAAAAGCGGATTTAAAGATGAAACAACTATAGCAAGTgcagataaaaaagaggaatggtTACGTGTACATTTCTAGTGGTGCACACCTATCAAAGTGCTCCAACAAAACTGTTGCCTACCTCGCCGGCTTAGTCGATTACAGTCTTGGAAGATCTTTTCATAGCGAGGCAGCACAAAAACTCCACATATCACACTGGGGAGAGTGGACTTCCATAACGTGACAAATGCAGtttaatgctgggatcacacatccgcgatttcgctctgcgaaggttggcgattttgaaaattttcgAAATCgacatatacgctcgacatcgtagcgacgtccctgcgattagtcgcaataatcgcgcggtaaagttcgcacgacttgcgggtgccggcccgtcgcgcgaacattttgaaatgttcaaaaagttcgcagaaagtctgcgatattggccaaatcgcacgattattcgcacggttaagcgagagaccatcgcagtatgcgctcccataccctcgtcaaacccaaggggtcgcggtgtatgcgagcgtatatgAGAGCGACTTTGTACGCTGCTTCGGgaagcgagatggcagcgagagagcgggagggtgtgaaaaaccgttggcgagcgaccGCTCGCCCGCACTCAACACTatcctgccacacgccgctaccctgcccacctgaaaaataatagcctaattttcatgaatttataataaaagcatattattcctaactgctaaataatagcttagtattcatgaatggtaaataatagaatagtattcctattttttttttacagctaaggagacagttcaagggcgtaaagaaaaatataaaataaagcccgctactcactgctcctgaatagaggtcaaaggagtgtccaaaacgagaggtcaatttcgggaggagaggtgtcctgataccctcctcttgaaagagttcaagtcgtaggcaaaaTAATACCCTTGTGTTCATAAAttacgggtaggcggtggctgaacggatagcaagacggccccgcgttcaggaggaagcgagttcaatccccgaccggtgccaccaagctgggatttttcagccgccgccgagtggcttaaaactacccacatgctgtccagaagatcacctatcaacccggactctagattctaagattaaagatgagctccgggagggtagcatgagccaatgcaagatggcgccactataaacactcgcttgcgccagaacgggctgggccgaccatcaggacccaccgggaagaagccttggaacgaccatcaggatccaccgtgaagaagcctaccggcgtgaATAGtgttcctaactgctaaataatagcctagtattcatgaatacaaaataatagaataccatttctaaatgcaaaataatagcctggtttaacaaaatgcaaaattataagctagtgtacacagtaaaattattagctagaatacacagtaaaattattatgTATTTCTCTTGATTACTTCATTAGCTAGTTAGCAAGTTATTatagattgtaaaactctttccacttacaatttattacagaaaaccttacaccatacgaataaagtccaatattcctcaaaacaacttacttcgttcccaggagatcacgacccccaggttaagaactgctgaattagaagcaagaaacaatgaagcaatatcagcgacagcaagggagggtagcacgggctactacttgaagcactgggtagtcgttactaaccgactatcaaatttgagtcgacacaagcaactggcgttgacaaatggggattattttactatgtatattgaaaacctataagttTGATCAACCGAAATAACAACCTTAGCGTTaaagcgtcgggatatgcagggtgccaagattaatttatggttagttagttagttagttagttagtgcgtatgtgtgtgtgtgtgtgtgtgtgtgtgtgtgtgtgtgtgtgtgtgtgtgtatatatatatatatatatatatatatatatatatatatatatatatatatatatatatatatatatatatatatatatatatatatatataaaatgtggtGTGTGGGGATGGATGGAAGGTCCTCTCCCACATAGCCGATTCACTACGATGGTCCACGATGGCCCATCCCTCAAAATCGGCGTTGGCTGTCGTGGACCGTAGTGTGTCATCGTGCGATTTCAGACCGAAAATGGGTCACAACGACATGGCGAGGGAGGATCGCACGTCTACGCACGACTATATCGCATACAACGACGACTGTCGAGCGGGCATCGAGGCATCGCACGACATCGCACGACATCGCATGACA contains the following coding sequences:
- the LOC126997838 gene encoding uncharacterized protein LOC126997838 isoform X1, whose translation is MSEGTPEYISPPLCSKTSKKIRKLPCRVVILPVVVTGMVAALCVVVWVMVERLLLENRAANFEPTPTHPVDDLAKMSTIGPGLRWPVVLLLTTVLVLSVGVAGLVWVLSRRPSAPSSSGPVPPRRGVDQTTLIAPEASLPRDAAKCASPSPSPPQLGRDLRRDENIFSFSI
- the LOC126997838 gene encoding uncharacterized protein LOC126997838 isoform X2, with translation MSEGTPEYISPPLCSKTSKKIRKLPCRVVILPVVVTGMVAALCVVVWVMVERLLLENRAANFEPTPTHPVDDLAKMSTIGPGLRWPVVLLLTTVLVLSVGVAGLVWVLSRRPSAPSSSGPVQSTPSWRRPNNTNCAGSQPTQGRRQVCLAKPFASAAGT
- the LOC126997838 gene encoding uncharacterized protein LOC126997838 isoform X3, translating into MSEGTPEYISPPLCSKTSKKIRKLPCRVVILPVVVTGMVAALCVVVWVMVERLLLENRAANFEPTPTHPVDDLAKMSTIGPGLRWPVVLLLTTVLVLSVGVAGLVWVLSRRPSAPSSSGPVGHVLESALKPVLRQPVHPVVA